A DNA window from Candidatus Deferrimicrobiaceae bacterium contains the following coding sequences:
- the arsS gene encoding arsenosugar biosynthesis radical SAM (seleno)protein ArsS (Some members of this family are selenoproteins.), which translates to MAGAAFRNALEGQSLVLARGETTALQVNTGFLCNLSCRHCHLEAGPGRAEVMHRDTMDAVIAAARRFPFRVIDLTGGSLEMVPDIAYLVSALAPLTPRLIVRTNLVGLHDLADDGLLALYRKVGAVVTASLPATNAGQTEAQRGNGVWGKCLAMLRRLNEAGYGRAGSGLELDLVANPPGAYLPAGQAETERRFRQELAGKHGITFDRLFTFANVPMGRYRRWLETSGNSEAYLRLLAERFNPATIPGLMCRTQLSVDWEGRLWDCDFNLAAGLPHGARRTHISELTELPPPGTPIRVGDHCFACTAGSGFTCGGAIAPRTGASHIAETTK; encoded by the coding sequence ATGGCCGGAGCCGCATTCCGCAACGCCCTCGAAGGGCAGAGTCTGGTCTTGGCGCGCGGCGAGACCACGGCGCTGCAGGTCAACACCGGCTTCCTCTGCAACCTGTCCTGCCGCCACTGCCATCTGGAGGCCGGTCCCGGCCGGGCCGAAGTGATGCACCGGGACACGATGGATGCGGTCATCGCGGCCGCGCGGCGGTTTCCCTTCCGGGTGATCGATTTGACCGGCGGGTCGCTCGAGATGGTCCCGGACATCGCGTATCTCGTCTCGGCGCTGGCGCCCTTGACGCCGCGGCTGATCGTCCGCACCAACCTGGTCGGCCTGCACGATCTTGCGGATGACGGGCTCCTCGCCCTCTACCGGAAGGTGGGCGCCGTCGTTACGGCTTCCCTCCCGGCGACGAATGCGGGGCAGACCGAGGCGCAGCGGGGCAACGGCGTCTGGGGCAAGTGCCTCGCCATGCTCCGGCGGCTCAACGAAGCGGGATACGGGAGGGCGGGAAGCGGACTCGAGCTCGACCTGGTCGCGAACCCGCCCGGGGCTTATCTCCCTGCCGGACAGGCCGAGACGGAAAGGCGCTTTCGGCAGGAGCTGGCGGGGAAGCACGGGATCACGTTCGACCGGCTGTTTACCTTCGCGAACGTTCCCATGGGGCGCTACCGGCGCTGGCTCGAAACCTCCGGCAACTCGGAGGCCTACCTGCGGCTGCTGGCGGAACGGTTCAACCCGGCGACGATCCCGGGGCTCATGTGCCGCACGCAGCTTTCGGTGGACTGGGAAGGGCGGCTGTGGGACTGCGATTTCAATCTCGCGGCGGGATTGCCGCACGGGGCGCGCCGGACGCACATCTCCGAGTTGACCGAGCTTCCCCCGCCGGGGACGCCGATCCGGGTCGGCGACCACTGCTTCGCCTGCACCGCGGGATCGGGCTTCACCTGCGGAGGCGCCATCGCGCCACGGACAGGGGCGTCCCACATCGCCGAAACCACGAAATAG
- a CDS encoding mercuric reductase codes for MAHLPGDRYDQALQGHVRPPGWPDPEPAWRYDLVVVGAGTAGLVTAAGAASLGARVALVERNLMGGDCLNFGCVPSKGILRAARAVHDARNASEFGVAGGEWLVFDFPRAMERMRRLRAGIGAHDSAARFRDTLGVDVFIGEGRFTGRDSLSVNGRRLRFRKAAICTGARASLPPVPGLAEAGCLTNETVFSLTALPPRLLVIGAGPVGCEMAQAFARFGSRVTLVTRGSGLLPREDLDATRLLHDVFVREGITVCLGATTESVRRDGNEIIAAIRTAGEMQEVRVDAILVGTGRLPNVEGLGLEAAGVDFEPGVGVKVDDRLRTTNPGIFAAGDICSRYRFTHAADAQARILIANALFFGRRKASALTIPWCTYTDPEIAHVGMIARDAQEKESQVTTLTVPLSEVDRAVLDGEAEGFARIHLIKGTDRILGATLVAAHAGEMIGEISLAMTNGLGLSAIGKTIHPYPTQAEAVRKLADAYARNRLTPFVKRLFSAWFGWRTG; via the coding sequence ATGGCGCACCTGCCCGGCGACCGGTACGACCAGGCACTCCAGGGGCACGTCCGGCCGCCCGGCTGGCCGGATCCCGAACCGGCGTGGCGGTACGATCTCGTGGTCGTCGGGGCCGGCACCGCCGGGCTTGTGACGGCTGCGGGCGCGGCGAGCCTCGGGGCGAGGGTCGCGCTGGTCGAACGAAACCTGATGGGCGGCGACTGCCTCAATTTCGGGTGCGTCCCCTCCAAGGGGATCCTTCGGGCGGCAAGAGCGGTCCACGACGCGCGGAACGCTTCGGAATTCGGCGTCGCGGGCGGCGAATGGCTCGTCTTCGATTTCCCTCGGGCGATGGAGCGGATGCGTCGGCTGCGGGCCGGGATCGGCGCGCACGATTCCGCGGCGCGGTTCCGGGATACGCTCGGGGTCGACGTCTTCATCGGGGAGGGCCGCTTCACCGGGCGGGACAGCCTTTCGGTTAACGGGAGGCGGCTCCGCTTCCGGAAAGCGGCGATCTGCACCGGCGCACGCGCCTCATTGCCTCCCGTGCCGGGGCTCGCCGAGGCGGGATGCCTGACCAACGAAACGGTCTTTTCCCTGACCGCGCTTCCGCCGCGCCTCCTGGTGATCGGCGCCGGTCCCGTCGGTTGCGAGATGGCGCAGGCGTTCGCGCGCTTCGGGAGCCGGGTGACGCTCGTGACGCGCGGGTCCGGTCTGTTGCCGCGGGAAGACCTCGACGCGACGCGCCTCCTGCACGATGTCTTCGTCCGCGAAGGGATCACGGTCTGCCTGGGCGCCACGACGGAAAGCGTCCGTCGGGACGGAAACGAGATCATCGCCGCGATCAGGACGGCGGGGGAGATGCAGGAAGTGCGGGTCGACGCGATCCTGGTCGGGACCGGGCGCCTCCCCAACGTCGAAGGGCTTGGCCTCGAGGCCGCCGGCGTCGACTTCGAGCCCGGCGTCGGCGTGAAGGTCGACGACCGGCTCCGAACGACGAACCCCGGCATCTTCGCCGCCGGCGACATCTGCTCCCGTTACAGGTTCACCCACGCCGCCGATGCCCAGGCGCGGATCCTCATCGCGAACGCCCTTTTTTTCGGCCGCCGGAAAGCCTCCGCCCTGACGATCCCCTGGTGCACCTACACCGATCCCGAGATCGCCCACGTCGGGATGATCGCGCGCGACGCGCAGGAAAAGGAATCGCAGGTGACCACGCTGACCGTGCCGCTGTCCGAGGTGGACCGCGCCGTCCTAGACGGAGAGGCCGAAGGCTTCGCCCGAATTCACCTGATAAAGGGGACCGACCGGATCCTGGGCGCCACGCTTGTCGCCGCCCACGCCGGCGAGATGATCGGCGAGATATCGCTGGCCATGACGAACGGGCTCGGGCTGTCCGCCATCGGCAAGACGATCCATCCGTATCCCACGCAGGCCGAGGCGGTCCGGAAGCTGGCCGACGCCTACGCCCGAAACCGGCTGACCCCGTTCGTGAAGCGCCTGTTCTCCGCATGGTTCGGGTGGCGAACGGGTTAA
- a CDS encoding helix-hairpin-helix domain-containing protein: MENRFKACGSRRGKLIAIVMGLVLALAAGSALAAGLIDLNSADQKALESLPGVGPAVAQDIVKGRPYKTVDDLAKVKGIGKAKLAKIRPLVTVGGTPAAQLPAAAGAAKSSAAKAAKAAPAEARKAAKAAAPAGPVNINSATREQIEALPGIGPVKAQAIIDGRPYQKPEDIMKVRGIKQGIYKKIEGMITVR; the protein is encoded by the coding sequence ATGGAGAATCGGTTCAAGGCGTGTGGATCGCGGAGGGGAAAGCTGATCGCAATCGTCATGGGACTGGTCCTGGCACTTGCGGCGGGGAGCGCCCTGGCCGCCGGTCTGATCGACCTCAACTCGGCCGACCAGAAGGCGCTCGAATCGCTCCCCGGCGTCGGCCCGGCCGTCGCCCAGGACATCGTCAAGGGTCGGCCGTACAAGACCGTGGACGACCTCGCCAAGGTCAAGGGAATCGGCAAGGCCAAGCTCGCGAAGATCCGCCCGCTGGTCACCGTCGGCGGGACGCCGGCCGCCCAGCTTCCGGCCGCGGCGGGCGCCGCGAAATCTTCCGCCGCCAAGGCCGCGAAGGCCGCTCCGGCCGAAGCCCGGAAAGCCGCCAAGGCCGCCGCGCCGGCAGGCCCCGTCAACATCAACAGCGCGACCAGGGAGCAGATCGAGGCGCTGCCGGGAATCGGCCCGGTCAAGGCGCAGGCCATCATCGACGGCCGGCCGTACCAGAAGCCCGAGGACATCATGAAGGTCCGGGGGATCAAGCAGGGGATCTACAAGAAGATCGAGGGAATGATCACCGTCCGATAA
- a CDS encoding NAD(P)-dependent alcohol dehydrogenase — translation MTKTNGFAAHGATDPLVPFAFDRRDPGTNDVQIEILFCGVCHSDLHTVRNEWHGTTYPVVPGHEIVGRVVKVGAGVTRFKPGDLAGVGCMVDSCRTCPDCLDGLEQYCRNEIVFTYNSPDRHSGGMTYGGYSGGIVVDEKFVLRIPAKLDLPAVAPLLCAGITTYSPLRHWKVGKGSTVGVVGLGGLGHMAVKLSHAFGAETVLFTTSAGKAADAKRLGADEVVISKDAEAMGKQANRFDFIINSVAAPHDLDPYLAALKRDGTMCMLGAPALPHPSPNVGNLIFGRRQLAGSLIGGIRETQEMLDFCGAHGIVCDIEKIPIQKINEAYERMLRSDVKYRFVIDMASLPKP, via the coding sequence ATGACCAAGACCAACGGCTTCGCGGCGCACGGGGCAACCGACCCGCTGGTTCCTTTCGCATTCGACCGGCGCGACCCGGGGACGAACGACGTCCAGATCGAGATCCTTTTCTGCGGCGTCTGCCACTCCGACCTGCACACCGTCAGAAACGAATGGCACGGGACGACCTATCCCGTCGTGCCCGGCCACGAGATCGTCGGCCGCGTCGTCAAGGTCGGCGCGGGCGTGACGCGGTTCAAGCCGGGCGACCTCGCCGGTGTGGGATGCATGGTCGATTCATGCCGCACCTGTCCCGACTGCCTCGACGGGCTCGAGCAATATTGCCGCAACGAGATCGTCTTCACCTACAACAGCCCCGACCGGCATTCGGGCGGGATGACCTACGGTGGCTACTCGGGCGGCATCGTCGTCGACGAGAAATTCGTCCTGCGGATCCCGGCAAAGCTCGATCTGCCCGCGGTCGCGCCGCTCTTGTGCGCCGGCATCACGACCTATTCACCGCTGCGCCACTGGAAGGTCGGGAAGGGCAGCACCGTCGGCGTGGTCGGCCTCGGCGGCCTCGGCCACATGGCCGTGAAGCTGTCCCACGCGTTCGGGGCCGAAACGGTGCTGTTCACGACTTCGGCGGGCAAGGCGGCCGATGCCAAGCGGCTGGGCGCCGACGAGGTGGTCATCTCGAAGGACGCCGAGGCGATGGGAAAGCAGGCCAACCGCTTCGATTTCATCATCAACTCGGTCGCCGCGCCGCACGATCTCGATCCGTACCTCGCCGCGCTCAAGCGCGACGGCACGATGTGCATGCTCGGCGCGCCCGCGCTGCCGCACCCGTCCCCGAACGTCGGCAACCTGATCTTCGGGCGTCGGCAGTTGGCGGGGTCTCTCATCGGGGGGATTCGCGAGACGCAGGAGATGCTCGATTTCTGCGGGGCGCACGGCATCGTCTGCGACATCGAGAAGATCCCGATCCAGAAGATCAACGAGGCGTACGAGCGGATGCTTCGGAGCGACGTGAAATACCGCTTCGTCATCGACATGGCGTCGCTGCCGAAACCCTGA
- a CDS encoding ABC transporter substrate-binding protein — protein MPVSAVSRLRNALVPLLCAFLALAASCRPSFALEQVTLQLKWLHHYQFAGYYAAKEKGFYRAAGLDVAIREGGPYVEVEKEVSDGRADFGIGTSAILLHLAHGEKLVVLGQIFQHSPAIFLTPRKTGIRTIAEMAGRKFMYSNQHGDLMAVLKKYGLDERKIVQIPHHGDVADLLAGKADVMIAYAFNEPFVFEQAGEPYLRFSPLTEGVDFYGDNFFTTRDTVEHRPELVKAFREATLRGWSYAMTHKEEVADLIRAKYSKAKSREWLLYEANQMEVLIQPTLVELGYQSPKRWREIADTLADLGMVRPGFDPTPVIYAPEPHRDYRALIGTVFVSSLIILVLAGLLLIFRRLNRRLSAAHEELVRSAEQLRALFDSAQAGILMVDPEGKISVVNQRMTELFACPQEALVGAWYPDLLFPDQKEEGKDRIREILAGETDRVSTERHYIRKDGSDFWGFISVRRHNDSRGGVLGLVCHITDITELKRAEAERQLLDRQLLHAQRLESLGVLAGGIAHDFNNLLAGILGNISLARMFLDPSHKASTILTEAEKASRRASELALRLLTFAKGGEPIKKAVDAKRLVRESALLVLSGSNVRCEFHVPDDLRAIEADEGQIGQVFNNIVLNGAQAMPAGGTITIDADNLAVDGRGSPPLPAGDYVRFRISDQGCGISPENQKRIFDPYFTTKAGGTGLGLASTWSIVGRHGGNLSVASEPGSGSTFEIVLPASDREPPAVRTEMPLPRRSGPRGHSVLVMDDEAMIRTLVSDMLTELGYSVLACGDGNEAIALCKKALEAGNPYSAVIMDLTIPGGIGGKEAAERILADDPDACLIVSSGYSNDPVMADYPKYGFRGTMAKPYDMTQIEQVLSALIGGEQPSDGRIST, from the coding sequence ATGCCGGTTTCCGCCGTATCCCGACTGCGTAATGCCCTCGTTCCGCTCCTTTGCGCCTTCCTCGCGCTCGCCGCCTCCTGTCGTCCGTCGTTCGCCCTCGAGCAGGTGACGCTTCAGCTCAAGTGGCTCCACCATTACCAGTTCGCCGGATATTACGCGGCGAAGGAAAAGGGATTCTACCGGGCCGCGGGGCTGGACGTCGCGATCCGCGAGGGCGGCCCGTACGTCGAGGTCGAAAAAGAAGTCAGCGACGGCCGGGCCGACTTCGGCATCGGTACGTCGGCGATCCTCCTGCATCTCGCCCACGGCGAGAAGTTGGTGGTGCTCGGGCAGATATTCCAGCATTCCCCCGCCATCTTCCTGACCCCCCGGAAAACCGGCATCCGCACCATCGCCGAAATGGCGGGCCGCAAGTTCATGTATTCGAACCAGCACGGCGACCTGATGGCGGTCCTGAAGAAGTACGGGCTCGACGAGCGCAAGATCGTCCAGATCCCGCATCACGGCGATGTGGCCGACCTGCTCGCCGGCAAGGCCGACGTGATGATCGCCTACGCGTTCAACGAGCCGTTCGTCTTCGAGCAGGCCGGAGAGCCGTACCTCCGTTTTTCTCCGCTCACCGAGGGCGTCGATTTCTACGGCGACAACTTCTTCACGACGCGGGACACGGTCGAGCATCGCCCCGAGCTCGTGAAGGCGTTCCGCGAAGCCACCCTCCGCGGGTGGAGCTACGCGATGACGCACAAGGAGGAGGTCGCCGACCTCATCCGCGCGAAGTATTCGAAGGCGAAGAGCCGGGAATGGCTCTTGTACGAAGCCAACCAGATGGAGGTGTTGATCCAGCCGACGCTGGTCGAGCTCGGGTACCAGAGCCCGAAGCGCTGGCGCGAGATCGCCGACACCCTTGCCGACCTCGGCATGGTCAGGCCCGGCTTCGATCCCACGCCCGTCATCTATGCTCCCGAACCGCACCGGGACTATCGTGCGCTGATCGGGACGGTCTTCGTGTCGAGCCTCATCATCCTCGTCCTGGCCGGATTGCTCCTGATCTTCCGGCGGCTCAATCGCCGTCTCTCCGCCGCCCACGAAGAGCTCGTCCGCAGCGCCGAGCAGCTGCGGGCGCTCTTCGACAGCGCGCAGGCCGGCATCCTCATGGTCGATCCAGAAGGGAAGATCTCGGTCGTCAACCAGCGGATGACCGAGCTGTTCGCCTGCCCCCAGGAGGCGCTGGTCGGCGCCTGGTATCCCGACCTGCTTTTTCCCGACCAGAAGGAGGAGGGCAAGGACCGGATACGCGAGATCCTTGCGGGGGAGACCGACCGGGTCAGCACCGAGCGGCATTACATCCGCAAGGACGGGAGCGATTTCTGGGGATTCATCTCCGTCCGTCGTCATAACGATTCGAGAGGCGGGGTCCTCGGGCTCGTCTGCCACATCACCGACATCACCGAGCTGAAGCGCGCCGAAGCCGAGCGGCAATTGCTCGACCGGCAGCTCCTGCATGCCCAGAGGCTCGAGAGCCTGGGCGTCCTCGCAGGCGGAATCGCCCACGACTTCAACAACCTCCTCGCCGGCATCCTGGGGAACATCTCTCTCGCCCGGATGTTCCTCGACCCCTCCCACAAGGCGTCGACGATCCTGACTGAGGCCGAGAAGGCGTCCCGCCGGGCGTCCGAGCTCGCCCTCCGCCTCCTGACGTTCGCGAAGGGGGGAGAGCCGATCAAGAAGGCCGTCGATGCGAAGCGGCTGGTGCGGGAATCCGCGTTGCTGGTCCTGAGCGGGTCCAATGTGAGGTGCGAATTCCACGTTCCCGACGACCTGCGCGCGATCGAGGCCGACGAGGGGCAGATCGGGCAGGTGTTCAACAACATCGTGCTGAACGGGGCCCAGGCGATGCCGGCCGGGGGGACGATCACCATCGACGCCGACAATCTCGCGGTCGACGGCCGGGGATCGCCGCCGCTTCCCGCGGGCGACTACGTCCGGTTCCGGATCAGCGACCAAGGGTGCGGCATCTCGCCCGAGAACCAGAAACGGATCTTCGACCCCTACTTCACGACCAAGGCCGGCGGGACCGGCCTCGGGCTGGCGTCGACCTGGTCGATCGTCGGCCGGCACGGCGGGAACCTCTCGGTCGCGTCGGAGCCCGGGTCCGGATCGACGTTCGAGATCGTCCTTCCCGCCAGCGACCGGGAACCGCCCGCCGTTCGGACGGAGATGCCGCTGCCGAGGCGCTCCGGGCCGCGCGGGCATTCCGTGCTCGTCATGGACGACGAGGCGATGATCCGGACGCTGGTCTCCGACATGCTGACGGAGCTCGGCTACTCCGTCTTGGCGTGCGGGGACGGGAACGAGGCGATTGCGTTGTGCAAGAAGGCGCTGGAAGCCGGGAATCCGTACTCCGCCGTCATCATGGACCTGACGATTCCGGGCGGGATCGGGGGGAAGGAAGCCGCGGAGCGGATCCTCGCCGATGACCCGGACGCCTGCCTGATCGTCTCCAGCGGGTATTCGAACGATCCCGTCATGGCCGATTATCCGAAGTACGGCTTCCGGGGCACGATGGCGAAGCCTTACGACATGACGCAGATCGAGCAGGTGCTGAGCGCGCTGATCGGCGGCGAGCAGCCATCCGATGGGAGGATTTCGACATGA
- a CDS encoding arsenosugar biosynthesis-associated peroxidase-like protein, protein METYYDPADLAKFAEIGKDAPELSKKFFDYYGAVFAEGALTEREKALIALAVAHAVQCPYCIDAYTRACLEKGSNLAEMTEAVHVTNAIRGGASLAHGIQMRKIAEKISL, encoded by the coding sequence ATGGAGACCTATTACGATCCGGCCGACCTGGCGAAATTCGCGGAGATCGGGAAGGACGCCCCCGAGCTGTCGAAAAAGTTCTTCGACTATTACGGCGCCGTGTTCGCGGAAGGCGCATTGACCGAACGGGAAAAGGCGCTGATCGCCCTCGCGGTGGCCCACGCGGTGCAATGCCCCTATTGCATTGACGCCTACACACGCGCCTGCCTGGAAAAGGGCTCCAACCTCGCGGAGATGACGGAAGCGGTCCATGTGACCAATGCCATCCGCGGCGGCGCCTCGCTGGCGCACGGGATCCAGATGCGCAAGATCGCCGAAAAGATTTCCCTGTAG
- a CDS encoding YidB family protein, whose product MGFLDDVVGKVSSAVGGSGGEKSTLVDGVLGLLSGGGSGGGLQGLVQSFKEKGLGDIVSSWVGTGQNLPIDAEQLKNGLGPEVIGQVAAKAGISTDDATEKLKELLPSLVDKLTPDGKVPESGLLAQGLDFLKNNLTKG is encoded by the coding sequence ATGGGATTCCTGGATGACGTGGTCGGCAAGGTGTCGAGTGCGGTCGGCGGGAGCGGGGGCGAAAAGTCGACCCTGGTCGACGGAGTTCTTGGATTGCTCTCCGGCGGAGGATCGGGCGGCGGTCTGCAGGGGTTGGTCCAGTCGTTCAAGGAGAAAGGGCTTGGCGATATCGTATCGTCGTGGGTCGGCACGGGGCAGAACCTCCCGATCGACGCGGAGCAGCTGAAAAACGGGCTCGGGCCGGAGGTGATCGGGCAAGTGGCTGCCAAGGCGGGAATTTCGACCGACGACGCCACGGAAAAGCTGAAGGAGCTTCTGCCCTCCCTCGTGGACAAGCTGACCCCCGACGGGAAGGTTCCCGAGTCCGGGCTGCTGGCCCAGGGGCTCGACTTCCTCAAGAACAACCTGACGAAAGGCTGA